A part of Acropora palmata chromosome 8, jaAcrPala1.3, whole genome shotgun sequence genomic DNA contains:
- the LOC141890132 gene encoding putative skeletal organic matrix protein 5, with amino-acid sequence MKRKKTFHYSSSFWSDREVYNLAGAKTGFDKQETKLPSYWETHFSKICLGMRNGNTTRFVVIRRCANSLYALIADGRYRAFSLGRRKWKSLIGPQASLQKNCSKEGFNVVGQYCYSKARIGIIANNENDCLSCDSRIGYGTGGLHDDSNTCGNEARYSPDGVKNIKAMGYILVQ; translated from the exons atgaaaagaaag AAAACCTTCCATTATTCCTCTTCTTTCTGGAGCGACAGGGAAGTTTACAACCTGGCAGGAGCGAAGACTGGTTTTGACAAACAAGAAACCAAATTGCCCTCTTATTGGGAGACGCACTTCTCAAAAATATGTCTTGGAATGAGGAACGGCAATACAACAAGATTCGTGGTCATTCGCCGATGTGCCAACTCATTGTACGCACTTATCGCTGACGGAAGATACCGAGCTTTTTCACTGGGCCGTAGGAAGTGGAAGTCTCTTATTGGTCCACAAGCGTCACTACAGAAGAATTGCAGTAAAGAAGGGTTCAACGTTGTGGGTCAATACTGCTATTCAAAAGCAAGGATCGGCATCATTGCGAACAATGAAAACGACTGTTTAAGTTGTGACTCCAGAATTGGATATGGAACTGGGGGCTTACATGACGACTCAAACACGTGTGGAAACGAGGCTAGATATTCTCCTGATGGCGTTAAAAACATCAAAGCCATGGGGTATATCCTAGTTCAGTGA